One genomic region from Vidua macroura isolate BioBank_ID:100142 chromosome 18, ASM2450914v1, whole genome shotgun sequence encodes:
- the ACADS gene encoding short-chain specific acyl-CoA dehydrogenase, mitochondrial → MAAAAMAAVASRCGRGGASRALALRCRRLHTVYQSAELPETHQMLRQTVRDFAEKELMPLAAQLDKEHRFPAEQVRKMGGLGLLAMDVPEKYKGAGLDYLAYSIAVEEISRGCASTGVIVSVNNSLYLGPILKFGSEEQKHQWIAPFTSGEKIGCFALSEPGNGSDAGAASTMARLDGDEWVLNGTKAWITNAWDASATVVFATTDKSLKHKGISAFLVPMPTAGLSLGKKEDKLGIRASSTANLIFEDCRIPKANLLGQPGMGFKIAMQTLDGGRIGIASQALGIAQAALDCAVDYAEKRMAFGSPITKLQAVQFKLADMAVALEGARLLTWRAAMLKDNGKPFTKEAAMAKLAASEAATSIAHQAIQILGGMGYVTEMPAERHYRDARITEIYEGTSEIQRLVIAGQLLKAYRG, encoded by the exons atggcggcggcggcgatggCGGCGGTCGCGTCCCGCTGCGGCCGCGGCGGAGCCTCCCGGG CGCTGGCCCTGCGGTGCCGCCGGCTGCACACCGTGTACCAGAGCGCGGAGCTGCCCGAGACACACCAGATGCTGCGGCAGACGGTCCGGGACTTCGCAGAGAAGGAGCTGATGCCGCTTGCAGCGCAGCTGGACAAGGAGCACCGCTTCCCGGCCGAGCAG GTGAGGAAGATGGGTGGCTTGGGGCTACTGGCTATGGATGTGCCAGAGAAGTACAAGGGAGCAGGCCTCGACTACCTGGCCTATTCCATCGCTGTGGAGGAGATCAGCAGGGGCTGCGCGTCCACGGGCGTCATCGTCAGTGTCAATAAC TCCCTGTATTTAGGGCCAATACTCAAGTTTGGCTCTGAAGAGCAGAAGCACCAGTGGATTGCTCCCTTCACCAGTGGAGAGAAAATTGGATGTTTTGCCCTCAGTGAACCAG GAAATGGCAGTGACGCAGGTGCAGCCTCCACTATGGCGCGCCTGGATGGGGACGAGTGGGTTCTGAACGGTACCAAGGCCTGGATCACCAACGCCTGGGACGCATCAGCCACAGTGGTGTTTGCTACTACGGATAAATCCCTGAAGCACAAG GGCATTAGTGCATTCCTGGTTCCCATGCCAACAGCTGGGCTGTCACTggggaagaaagaagacaaaCTGGGAATCCGAGCCTCTTCCACTGCGAACCTGATATTTGAGGACTGCCGGATACCCAAGGCAAACCTCCTTGGGCAGCCAGGAATGGGCTTCAAAATCGCCATG CAAACTCTGGATGGAGGAAGGATTGGTATTGCCTCACAGGCACTTGGAAtagcacaggcagctctggacTGTGCTGTGGATTATGCTGAGAAGAGAATGGCCTTTGGGTCGCCCATCACAAAGCTTCAGGCAGTGCAG TTCAAGCTGGCAGACATGGCTGTGGCCTTGGAGGGTGCGCGCCTGCTGACCTGGAGAGCTGCTATGCTGAAGGACAATGGAAAGCCCTTCACTAAG GAAGCTGCAATGGCCAAACTGGCTGCATCAGAAGCTGCAACGTCCATTGCTCATCAG GCTATCCAGATCCTGGGCGGGATGGGCTATGTGACAGAGATGCCAGCGGAACGCCACTACCGCGACGCTCGGATCACCGAGATCTACGAGGGGACCAGTGAGATCCAGAGACTGGTGATTGCAGGCCAGCTGCTGAAGGCCTACCGAGGCTGA